Proteins from one Chitinophaga oryzae genomic window:
- a CDS encoding SusC/RagA family TonB-linked outer membrane protein, translating to MRFTTVILIASIMQVSASTFGQQITIDRKNASLESLIKEIRAQSSYDFFYDGKIIPKNKLVDISLKNADINEALKKILAGSSLSYTIEGKIVTIRKSMPSIIDKVTTLFAKIDIKGIVADEQGKPLPGASVFIKDSEIRTTTNKDGEFFLQNVEDSATVLIGYVGYQPVQRTASRDMGTIQMTPSTSNLKEVEIKFNTGYQEISRERAAGSFAKPDLKVMLNRTSTPNILTRLEGLVPGLTTRGPGGLLVRGQSSLPTGDNPLTTTRPLIVIDGIEFEGNIEQVNQQDVEDITILKDATSASIWGAKAANGVIVITTKKGKAGDRLTFNYDGYYAFQGRPDLDYVKRMNSQQFIALSRELFPQFFPSFPDWETVNTTFGNLPHLQIQYDRARNLITQAQADFKLDSLAKLSNTGQIADFFVRNAGTINQTLSVSGGGKVHTFYGSLNHIGTQSNTPGEQYNQYKINLNNNLIINKRITAFINADLTNTVTRNSNTYKADRNIVPYQMFKDANGNPLNINYLGNYKNIPLPDSIRALYQSLSRINLDYNPVLEQDRAYSSSNGIFARLVGGVKVNLLKGLDFQGTYGYNLGNTNTRTVRLQDNYEMRTQVVEFTQAEDATATPVYNLPQIGGSLITTTSSTRAWTIRNQLVFNRDWKQHQFTLMAGQQATSSTPVTTTATYYGWEDQLQTSRPVDLARLGEGINGVSGLATLPNNVGGSEGRIARTTSYFANLGYTFDRKYTLNASWRIDESNLFGRDKSAQNRPVYSIGGKWALGSEGFMETATWLSQLDVRMTYGITGNAPFVGAAASYDILTAQSAPNYVTGAGYLLSSPRNTRLTWEGTKVYNVGVDFSIFEDRLSGSIDGYIKKTEDLIGQLATSPLSGYDNVIGNYGNLDNKGIDIGLNSINISTSDFSWTTGLTFSYNKNKLTLLRQNPPVTGDELTLRERMVGYPLYTLFIYNYGGLNANGDPQVRLADGTVTSEINVTKPEDILYAGTTQPVWSGGLQNNFRYKSFNLSASIIYSGGYTITNNSNPATNESILGTNGLPLEFLNRWKVPGDEQRTDIPRYVPSGDLASARNIGYFNQSQRYALNGAYIKLRDITLSYSLPQTLVKSILAQGVSFRFQVNNLLLWTANKNGIDPEFLGTTRDAQGTISLGAHISF from the coding sequence ATGCGATTTACCACCGTCATACTAATAGCATCTATTATGCAGGTCAGTGCTTCCACATTCGGCCAGCAAATCACCATCGACCGGAAAAATGCTTCTTTAGAGTCGCTGATAAAAGAAATACGGGCGCAAAGCAGCTATGATTTCTTTTATGACGGGAAAATAATTCCTAAAAACAAGCTGGTTGACATCAGCTTGAAAAATGCTGACATCAACGAAGCACTCAAAAAGATTTTGGCTGGCTCTTCACTCAGCTATACCATAGAAGGTAAAATCGTGACCATCCGGAAAAGTATGCCTTCAATTATTGATAAGGTCACTACTCTGTTTGCTAAGATAGATATAAAGGGAATAGTGGCTGATGAGCAAGGCAAACCTTTACCGGGAGCCTCTGTGTTTATCAAGGATTCCGAGATCAGAACGACCACGAATAAAGATGGTGAATTTTTCTTGCAAAATGTGGAAGACAGTGCCACTGTACTGATTGGTTATGTTGGCTACCAGCCGGTCCAGCGTACCGCTTCACGCGATATGGGAACAATTCAAATGACGCCTTCAACCAGCAACCTGAAGGAAGTAGAAATTAAATTCAATACGGGTTACCAGGAAATATCCCGGGAGCGCGCCGCTGGATCGTTTGCGAAGCCAGATCTTAAAGTGATGCTTAACCGGACCAGTACTCCAAATATTTTAACGCGTTTGGAAGGATTGGTTCCGGGCTTGACTACCCGTGGCCCGGGCGGTTTACTTGTACGCGGCCAGAGCTCTCTGCCAACCGGCGACAACCCCTTAACTACTACCAGACCCTTAATTGTAATTGATGGGATTGAATTTGAAGGAAACATTGAACAGGTGAACCAGCAGGATGTTGAAGATATCACCATCTTGAAGGATGCAACTTCAGCCTCCATCTGGGGTGCAAAAGCAGCAAACGGCGTCATCGTAATTACCACAAAAAAAGGAAAAGCAGGTGATCGGCTGACGTTCAATTACGACGGCTATTACGCCTTTCAGGGGCGTCCGGACCTTGATTATGTAAAGCGAATGAATTCGCAGCAGTTTATCGCCCTCTCCAGGGAACTGTTTCCACAATTTTTTCCATCTTTCCCGGACTGGGAAACTGTTAACACTACCTTTGGAAACCTGCCTCATCTGCAGATACAATATGACCGCGCCCGAAACCTGATTACCCAGGCGCAGGCGGATTTTAAACTGGACAGTCTGGCCAAACTCTCCAATACCGGTCAGATTGCAGATTTTTTTGTTAGAAACGCAGGCACGATAAACCAGACATTATCGGTTTCCGGAGGAGGAAAGGTGCATACCTTTTATGGTTCATTAAATCACATTGGTACGCAGAGCAATACACCGGGAGAACAATACAATCAGTACAAAATCAATCTGAACAACAACCTGATCATCAATAAGAGAATAACGGCTTTCATCAATGCAGACCTGACCAACACAGTGACCAGAAACAGTAATACCTATAAGGCCGACCGTAACATTGTTCCTTATCAAATGTTCAAGGATGCAAATGGCAATCCTCTGAACATTAATTATTTAGGCAACTATAAAAATATTCCCCTTCCGGATTCCATCAGGGCCCTCTACCAGTCACTAAGCCGCATCAACCTCGACTATAATCCAGTGCTTGAACAGGACAGGGCTTACAGTAGCAGCAATGGGATTTTTGCCAGACTGGTCGGGGGAGTCAAGGTAAACCTTTTGAAGGGACTGGATTTCCAGGGTACTTATGGTTATAACCTGGGCAACACCAATACACGGACAGTGAGGCTGCAAGACAATTATGAAATGAGGACCCAGGTGGTGGAATTTACGCAAGCAGAAGACGCTACAGCCACTCCCGTTTACAACCTTCCACAAATAGGCGGCAGCTTGATTACCACGACCAGCTCCACCAGGGCCTGGACAATAAGAAACCAATTGGTGTTTAACCGCGATTGGAAGCAGCATCAGTTCACCCTCATGGCAGGACAACAAGCCACCAGCAGCACGCCGGTTACTACAACAGCAACTTATTATGGCTGGGAAGATCAGCTGCAAACTTCAAGACCAGTAGATCTGGCACGTTTAGGTGAAGGAATTAATGGGGTCAGCGGACTGGCAACATTACCCAACAACGTTGGTGGTTCAGAGGGACGCATTGCCAGGACCACTTCCTATTTTGCTAACCTGGGTTATACTTTCGATAGAAAATATACTTTGAACGCCAGTTGGAGAATCGATGAGAGTAATTTGTTCGGGCGGGATAAATCTGCACAGAACAGGCCAGTTTACAGCATTGGCGGTAAATGGGCTTTAGGTAGTGAAGGATTTATGGAAACGGCGACCTGGCTCAGTCAACTGGATGTTCGTATGACCTATGGAATTACCGGTAATGCCCCTTTTGTGGGAGCGGCAGCGTCTTACGATATCCTGACTGCTCAAAGTGCTCCTAATTATGTGACGGGAGCAGGCTATTTATTAAGTTCCCCTCGCAACACCAGACTGACCTGGGAAGGCACAAAGGTTTACAATGTTGGTGTGGACTTTTCCATATTTGAAGATCGGTTGAGCGGATCAATTGATGGATATATTAAGAAAACAGAAGACCTGATTGGTCAACTGGCCACTTCGCCGCTGTCTGGTTATGACAATGTCATTGGCAATTACGGTAATTTAGATAATAAAGGGATAGACATTGGATTGAATTCCATAAACATCAGCACTAGTGATTTTAGCTGGACTACAGGGCTGACCTTTAGCTACAATAAAAACAAATTGACGCTTCTGCGTCAGAATCCGCCGGTTACAGGAGATGAACTGACTTTGCGGGAAAGGATGGTAGGTTATCCTTTATATACACTCTTCATTTACAATTATGGAGGCTTAAATGCTAATGGGGATCCGCAAGTTAGACTTGCAGATGGTACAGTAACCTCCGAAATCAATGTAACTAAACCAGAAGATATTCTTTACGCAGGTACTACCCAACCCGTCTGGTCAGGTGGGCTTCAGAATAATTTTCGGTATAAATCCTTCAATCTGAGTGCAAGCATAATTTACAGCGGAGGTTATACCATCACCAACAACAGCAATCCCGCAACAAATGAATCCATTCTCGGTACCAATGGGCTGCCATTGGAATTTTTGAACCGCTGGAAGGTCCCGGGTGATGAGCAAAGAACCGATATACCAAGATATGTACCTTCGGGTGACCTGGCAAGTGCCCGCAATATCGGTTACTTTAATCAGTCTCAGCGATACGCCTTAAACGGAGCATATATCAAACTCCGCGACATCACTTTGTCCTATAGCCTTCCACAAACGTTGGTAAAATCAATTCTTGCACAGGGTGTTTCCTTCCGGTTCCAGGTGAATAATTTATTGTTATGGACAGCCAATAAAAACGGCATAGATCCGGAATTTTTAGGAACGACACGGGACGCTCAGGGAACAATCAGTCTGGGTGCACACATTAGTTTTTAA
- a CDS encoding RagB/SusD family nutrient uptake outer membrane protein has translation MKIFGKYIFGSFAVTVLLISVSCKREFLEIVPKGQAIAITTADYEKLLNANYLATEFTAGVYQGDEMAALQPDFNNLNGTDLLRQQRLFRYEARVYNAADLPSEITGETNYIRKLYLFNKVINEVMDSKGGSEGQKRALLAEARVGRAICNFMFLSDFTKPYNAATAGTDLGIPNLTVADVNQKDFKRGTLQAGYDLVISDLTESLPDLGALTHRRKISRLAAEFYLSRVYMTMNNFAAAKTHLDAAFVEVQKAQIPMKLYDYTVVLDPKNPGAAGSWFPEGPLGLSNVPIAANNTEIIYNINAGWFQFQAVNAFVFSPQTAALYAPTDSRLNLYSPYKLSTTTAYPLGMRRRNTNFFDGINVGPSLPDLYLMRAECKARSNDLAGAVTDLEVLRTKRIAGPAAVVPSGIAASQQALVKFILDERIREFAITGLRWLDMRRLSVDPVYSNHIDFTHRIYGPNGVVTATYQLKPERFALKFGERMLNENKGLEENP, from the coding sequence ATGAAAATTTTTGGAAAATACATTTTCGGTTCATTCGCGGTGACGGTACTGCTAATTTCGGTATCCTGTAAACGTGAGTTCCTGGAAATTGTACCTAAAGGTCAGGCGATTGCTATCACCACAGCCGACTATGAGAAACTATTGAATGCCAATTATTTGGCAACCGAGTTCACGGCAGGTGTATATCAGGGCGATGAGATGGCAGCATTGCAACCTGATTTTAATAACCTGAATGGCACTGATTTGCTTCGGCAGCAACGTTTGTTCAGGTATGAAGCGCGGGTATATAATGCTGCTGACTTGCCCAGCGAGATTACAGGGGAAACAAACTATATCAGGAAACTTTATCTTTTTAATAAAGTCATTAATGAAGTTATGGATTCTAAAGGCGGAAGCGAAGGACAGAAACGTGCATTGCTCGCTGAAGCCAGGGTGGGGCGGGCAATATGTAACTTCATGTTCTTATCCGATTTCACCAAACCCTATAATGCTGCTACTGCAGGCACCGATTTGGGTATCCCAAACCTTACTGTAGCAGATGTAAATCAAAAGGATTTTAAAAGAGGTACTTTGCAGGCAGGATATGATCTGGTAATAAGTGATTTAACTGAATCTTTGCCTGATTTGGGTGCGCTTACCCATCGCCGCAAGATCTCCAGATTGGCTGCAGAATTTTACCTCTCAAGGGTTTATATGACGATGAATAATTTCGCCGCAGCCAAGACACATCTTGACGCCGCGTTTGTAGAGGTTCAAAAGGCTCAGATTCCTATGAAACTGTATGATTATACAGTGGTTCTGGACCCCAAAAATCCAGGTGCAGCAGGATCCTGGTTTCCGGAAGGCCCTTTAGGTCTGTCCAATGTCCCTATTGCAGCCAACAATACAGAAATTATTTATAATATCAATGCAGGTTGGTTTCAATTTCAAGCTGTTAATGCATTTGTTTTTAGTCCGCAAACCGCTGCCTTATATGCTCCAACTGACAGCCGTCTAAACTTGTATTCTCCTTACAAGTTGTCTACGACTACAGCATATCCACTGGGAATGAGACGCCGGAATACAAATTTCTTTGACGGAATAAATGTAGGCCCCTCGCTACCTGATTTATATTTAATGCGTGCAGAGTGTAAGGCTAGGTCAAATGACCTGGCCGGGGCAGTAACCGATTTGGAGGTTTTGCGCACCAAACGAATTGCTGGCCCAGCCGCCGTTGTTCCTTCCGGCATTGCTGCAAGCCAACAAGCGCTTGTAAAATTTATTTTGGATGAACGCATTCGCGAATTCGCCATCACTGGTTTACGCTGGCTGGATATGCGTCGTCTTTCTGTCGACCCGGTATACAGCAATCACATTGATTTTACACACCGGATTTACGGTCCGAACGGCGTAGTGACGGCTACGTATCAACTTAAGCCTGAAAGGTTCGCCCTTAAATTTGGAGAGCGGATGCTTAATGAAAACAAAGGTTTAGAAGAAAATCCATAG